A single genomic interval of Candidatus Deferrimicrobium sp. harbors:
- a CDS encoding sulfate/molybdate ABC transporter ATP-binding protein — protein MSIEIRGVTRKFGDFAALSKVSLTVPSGKLVALLGPSGSGKTTLLRIIAGLETCDTGSVLFNGEEATDRDVRDRRVGFVFQHYALFRHMTVFENVAFGLTVRPRSTRPDKAAIRDRVRELLRLVQLESVGGRYPAQLSGGQRQRIALA, from the coding sequence ATGAGCATCGAGATTCGCGGCGTCACCCGGAAGTTCGGTGATTTCGCGGCGTTGTCGAAGGTTAGTCTTACGGTTCCATCGGGGAAGCTCGTGGCGCTCCTCGGACCTTCCGGGTCGGGGAAGACGACCCTCCTTCGGATCATCGCCGGACTCGAAACGTGCGACACCGGTTCCGTGCTCTTCAACGGGGAGGAGGCGACGGACCGGGATGTGCGGGACCGGCGGGTCGGCTTCGTGTTCCAGCATTACGCCCTGTTCCGGCACATGACCGTGTTCGAAAACGTGGCCTTCGGGCTCACCGTCCGGCCCAGGAGCACCCGACCGGATAAGGCGGCGATCCGCGACCGGGTGCGGGAACTGCTCCGGTTGGTGCAATTGGAAAGCGTCGGGGGCCGGTACCCCGCCCAGCTCTCGGGTGGGCAACGACAGCGGATCGCCCTGGCC